In Micromonospora ferruginea, the sequence CGGATGCCTCCGCATGGCCGTATCGGGCACATGGGAGGATCCGCAAGGAACTGACCAACGAGTGAGGAGTACCCGTGGCCGAGGCTGTCTACGCCACCTTGCACACCAACGCCGGCCCGATCCGGCTGGAGCTCTTCCCGAACCACGCGCCGAAGACCGTCCGCAACTTCGTGGAGCTGGCGGAGGGCACCCGGGAGTACACCGACCCGCGCACCGGCCAGCCGGGCAGCGGGCCGTACTACGACGGCACCATCTCGCACCGCGTGATCAGCGGTTTCATGGTGCAGATGGGTGACCCGACCGGCACCGGTCGCGGTGGGCCGGGCTACAAGTTCGCCGACGAGTTCCACCCCGAGCTGCGCTTCGACCGGCCGTACCTGCTGGCGATGGCGAACGCCGGGCCGGGCACGAACGGCTCGCAGTTCTTCATCACGGTGGGGCCGACGCCGCACCTGAACAACCGGCACACCATCTTCGGGCAGGTCGCCGACGAGCAGTCGGTGAAGGTGGTCGACTCGATCGCGAACACCCCCACCGGGCCGAGCGACCGGCCGCTGCAGGACGTGGTGATCGAGCGGGTCGAGATCGAGCGGCAGCAGTCCTGAGCGTCGCGCGGGTACCTTTGCTCGCATGACTGAGCGCTCCGGGCCGGCAGGCGACGCGACCGAGGGGCCGGTGCCGACCACTCCGGTCTGCTATCGGCACCCCGATCGGGAGACCTACCTCCGGTGCGCCCGCTGTGACCGGCCGATCTGTCCGGAGTGCATGCGCGACGCCACCGTCGGCCACCAGTGCCCGGAGTGCGTCGCCGAGGGACGCCGCAGCGTGCGGCCGGCGCGCACCGCCTTCGGTGGCGGTGCCGCCGGCCGCGAGGGCTACGTGACCAAGGCCCTGATCGGGCTGAACGTGCTGATGATGGTGTTCTCCGTCATCTCGGCGCGCAGCGGGAACGCGCTCGCCGGCGGCGGCCTCGGCGGCCTGATGGGCGGCTCGACGCCGCTGACCGACTGGGGCGGCGTGATCGGCCTGGCGATCCTGCCCGACGGGAGCCTCGGCGGGGTGGCCGACGGCCAGTGGTACCGGCTGGTCACCGCGATGTTCCTGCACTTCGGCGTGCTGCACCTGCTGCTCAACATGTGGGCGCTGTGGGTGCTGGGCCGGACGCTGGAGGCGGTGCTCGGGCCGCTGCGGTTCCTGGCGCTCTATCTGATCGCCGGGCTCGGCGGCAACGTCGCGGCCTACGTGTTCACCGCGCCGAACCGGTCCACCGCCGGCGCGTCGACCGCCATCTTCGGCCTGTTCGCCGCGATCTTCGTGATCATGCGGCGGATGGGCCGGGACACCTCGGCGATCGTGCCGATCCTGGTGATCAACCTGATCTTCACGTTCACCGTGCCGAGCATCTCGGTGGCCGGGCACCTCGGCGGGCTGGTGGTCGGCGCCGTGACGGCGCTGGTCCTGGCGTACGCGCCACGGTCGCGGCGGACCGCGTTCCAGGTGGCCGGTGGCGCGCTCGTGCTGGTCGCCCTGATCGGGCTGGCCCTGGTCCGCACCGCCGCCCTGACCGGCTGACCGTCAGCGCGCGGCGGCCCGCGTCGACCGTTTCGTCGATCATGGATTTGTGGTGCAATGAGATGTCGGCTTCGGTGGGATATCGGAGGTGCCACAACTCCTAGATCGACGCCATCGGTCGAGATCCTCATGCGAGGGCGCGGAGCCGGGGGGTCAGCGCGCGGCGGAGCGGGCGGCGGTGAGCGCGGCGGCCACCTCGTCCAGCGGCGCGTCCAGGTCGCGGCGGCCGAACAGGTGCAGCGACTCGCCCGCGTCGATCTCCAGCGTCTCGGCGGTGACGCCGCGACGGCTGCGCCGGTCCAGCCGGATCGCCTCCACCGCTGCCCACGGCAGCCGGCGCCGGCCGACGTAGCCCCGGATCACGGTGAGCCCCTCCGGGTCGACGGCAAGCCGGACCGGCGCGACGACGTCGCGCAGCGCCCAGGCGAGCAGCGCGGCGGCGACCGCCCCGGCCAGCGCCGGGCGGATGGGGTCGCCGGCGGCCAGGAGCAGGCCCAGGGCGGCCACGGCGAGCGCGCCGAGTGCCTTGACCAGGGGCAACGACCGCGGCACGCGCCACTGCCGGGCCGGTGACGGCTGTGGATCCATGCGCCCAAGCATGCCAGCCGCGACCGCCGGGACGCCGGGGAGGACGACCGCGCGCCTGGCCGCGACCGCCCCGGAGCGGGGGAGGACGACCGGTCGGGTCAGCACGTAGGATCGGGGGAAGCGAGGTTACCGGGGAGTAGACATGAGTGACGCGGTCATCGTCGGTGCGGTACGGACCCCGGTCGGGCGGCGCAAGGGCAGCCTCGCCGGCGTGCACCCGGTCGATCTCTCGGCGCACGTGCTGCGTGCCCTGGCCGAGCGCACCGGCATCGATCCGGGCCAGGTCGACGACGTGATCTGGGGCTGCGTGTCGCAGGTCGGTGAGCAGTCCTGGAACGTCGCCCGCAACGCCGTGCTGGCCGCCGGCTGGCCCGAGTCGGTGCCCGGCACCACGCTCGACCGGCAGTGCGGGTCGAGCCAGCAGGCGCTGCACTTCGCCGCCGCCACCGTCCTCTCCGGCCAGGCCGATCTGGTGGTCGCCGGTGGCGTCGAGTCGATGACCCGGGTGCCGATGGGCACCAGCGTGGCCGGCGGGATGCCGTTCAGCGCGGCGATCCTGGAGCGCTACCGCGGGGTCGAGGGCGTCGCCGAGGACTCTCCGTTGCCGTTCAACCAGGGCGTCGGGGCGGAGCTGATCGCCGAGCGGTGGCGCTTCTCGCGTACCCAGCTCGACGAGTTCGCGCTGGCCAGCCACGAGAAGGCGGCCGCCGCGCAGGACGCCGGGGCGTTCGACCCCGAGCTGGCCCCGGTGGCGCTCGCGGACGGCGGCAAGTTCGCCGCCGACGAGGGCATCCGCCGGGACACGTCGCTGGCCAAGCTGGGCGAGCTGGCCACCCCGTTCCGCGCCGACGGCGTGGTCACCGCCGGGTCCGCGTCGCAGATCTCCGACGGCGCCGCCGCGCTCGCGGTGACCACCGCCGAGTGGGCCAGCCGGCACGGGCTGCGTCCGCTGGCGCGGGTGCACACCGCCGTGGTCGCTGCCGACGACCCGGTCACCATGCTCACCGCCCCCATCCCGGCCACCGCGAAGGCGCTGCGACGCGCGGGGCTGGGCATCGAGGAGATCGGGGTGTACGAGGTGAACGAGGCGTTCGCCCCGGTGCCGCTGGCCTGGCTGGCCGAGACGGAGGCGGACCCGGAGCGGCTCAACCCGCGGGGCGGGGCGATCGCGCTCGGGCACCCGCTCGGCGGCTCCGGCGCGCGGATCATGACGACGATGCTCCAGCACATGCGGGACAACGGCATCCGCTACGGCCTGCAGACCATGTGCGAGGGCGGCGGCATGGCCAACGCCACGATCGTCGAGCTGCTCTGAGCGGAGCCGGACGTCGCACCGCGGGTGCGATTTGCACGGATGGAAGTTCCAGAAATCGGGCGTGACCCATATCACCCCAGGTCACATGCTCGTTGCACCATGCATGGACGTGTTCTCGCGAACGTTCCTTCCGGCCGCCGCCGAGACCGGCCTGGCGACCCAGACCGCCACCCGCCACATGCCGGTGTTCCGCCGGTGCGTCGGCTCCGGCGACGCGACCATCCTGGTCACCCGGTGCAGCCGGCCGGACCACCCGGTCGGCGGCGAGTACCTGATGCTCCTCACCCACCGCCGGCTGGTGGTGACCCGGCAGACCCGGGTGCTGCACCGGCTGCGCCTGCACCTCAACACCGAGCTGCGCGAGCTGAGCAACGTCACGTGGAGCCCGGACCCGCGTTCGCACAGCCTGGAGCTGGCGGCCACCGCCATCGACGGGATCCGTGAGCGCTTCCTCATCCGCACCCATCACCCCAAGCAGGTGTGGCAGCTCGACGCGTTGCTCAACCACGCCTTCCGGACCCGGCTGCGGACACCCGCGGAACGGCTGGTCGCCACCATCGGCGACTCGCCGGCCCCCGCCCGGCCCGCCGTGTTCCGCCCGGCGCCGGCGCGCTGACGTTCTCCTTACCCAACCCGAACATCGCCCGGACCGTCCCCGACGCCGGCGGTCGGTCATCATGGGCCGGTGACCGCCGATGCCGCGCAGCGCGGGCTCGTCCTCGTGGTGGAGGACGAACCGGCCATCGCCGACCTGGTCCGGCTCTACCTGACCCGGGACGGCTTCGGCGTACACCTGGAACGGGACGGCACGGCGGGGCTGGCCGCCGCGCGGCGGCTGCGCCCGGTGGCCTGCGTGCTCGACATCGCGCTGCCCGGCCTCGCCGGCACCGAGATCTGCCGGCGGCTGCGCGCGGCGGACGACTGGACGCCCGTCATCTTCCTCACCGCGCGCGACGACGAGGTGGACCGCGTGGTCGGCCTGGAGCTGGGCGCGGACGACTACGTCACCAAACCGTTCAGCCCGCGTGAGCTGGTCGCCCGGGTCCGTGCGGTGCTGCGCCGCAGCGCCGGCACGCCGGTCGAGCAGCCGCGGGTGCTCGGCGCGGTCACCCTCGACCCGGTCCGGCGGGCGGTGACCGCGGGCGGGGTTCCGGTGCAGCTCACCTCCACCGAGTTTGACCTGCTCGCGCACCTGATGGCCCGCCCCGGCCGGGTGTTCACCCGGGAGGAGCTGCTGGCCGCCGTCTGGGGGTACGCGGCGCACGGCGGCACCCGGACCGTGGACGTGCACGTGGCGCAGGTCCGGGCCAAGCTCGGCCCGGCCGGCGTGATCCGCACCCACCGTGGCGTCGGGTACGCGGCCGATGCCTGAGCAGCCCACCATGACGCTGCCGGTCATCCGGCCCGGCCCCCCGCCCGCCCGCCGTCGGCCCGGCCTGTCGCTGACCGTCCGTGCGGTGCTGGTCACGTGCGCGGTGGCGCTGGTGTCGGTGCTGGTCACCGCGCTGGTCGCGGTGCCGCTCGCGGTGCGCGGCGCGGAACGGCGGGACCAGGCCGCGCTGGCCGCCCAGGCCCGCCTCGCGGCCGAGGTGCTGCGGGTCCGGCCGGTACGCCAGCGCGACAACGCCGGGGACCGGCTCATCCGGCAGCTCGGCCAGCAGCAGGTCACGGTGTACGTGATCCGGGGCGGTCAGGTCGACCGGGCCGGGCTGCCCGCGCCGCTCGTCGCCCGGGTGGCCGCCGGCGGGAACGTCTCCGGCCGACGGCTGGTCGACGGGGAACGCCGGCTGGTCGAGGCGCGGTCGCTGTCCGGCGGCGACGGGGTGGTGCTGACCCGGGCGGTGACCGCCGGCCCGTGGCGGCAGGTGCTGCGCGGGTTGTGGCTGCCGCTGCTCGCCGGCCTCGCCGCCGGGGCGGCCGCCGGGCTGCTGCTGGCCCGCCGGCTGGCCCGCCCGATCCGCATCGCGGCGGCCGCCGCCGCCCGGCTGCGCGCCGGGGACCGGGCGGTCCGGGTGCCGGTCGAGCCGCCCGACGAGGTGGCCGACCTGGCGCACGCGCTGAACGGGCTGGCCGCCGCGCTGGCCACCAGCGAGGGCCGGCAGCGCGAGTTCCTGCTCTCCGTCTCGCACGAGCTGCGCACCCCGCTGACCGCCATCCGCGGCTACGCCGAGGCGCTGGCCGACGGCGTGCTCGACGCGGACGCGGTCCCGGCGACCGGCCGGACCGTGCTCGCCGAGGCCGAGCACCTGGACCGGCTGGTCAGCGACCTGTTGGCGCTGGCCCGCCTGGAGGCCGCCGACTTTCCGCTGGAACCCGGTCCGGTGGACCTGACCCGGCTCGCCGCCGACGCGGAGCGCACCTGGTCGGACCGGTGCGCGGCGGTCGGGGTGCCGTTCCGGGTGGAGACGCCGGGCGTGCCGGTGCCGGCGTACACCGATCCGGGGCGGATCCGGCAGGTGGTAGACGGGCTGCTGGAGAACGCGCTGCGGGTCGTACCGCCGGGGGCGCCGGTGGTGCTCGCGGTCCGACCGGCCGGCGCGGGCCCGGCGGCCGGCGGCGTGGTGGAGGTCCGCGACGGCGGACCCGGCTTCACCGACGACGACCTGGCGGTGGCGTTCGAGCGGGGTGCGCTGCACCAGCGGTACCGGGGGGTGCGCAAGGTGGGCAGCGGGCTCGGGCTGGCGCTCGCCGCCGGCCTGGTCCGCCGGCTGGGTGGGGACATCGCCGCCGGGCACGCCCCGGAGGGCGGCGCGGCGTTCGCCGTCCGGCTGCCCGGAGACCCTTACCTGGCTCGTACATCGGCCTGACGGTCCGCTCGCGTGGCCGGGGGACGCTGACGTCACCACCGGACGAGAGGAACCTCCGTGACACGTCAGCGAATCGTCACCGGCGCCACCGCACTGCTCGCGGCCGCCACGCTCGGCCTCGCCGGGTGCGGGGCGGCCCAGGTCGGGGCCGGCCCGGCCCGGGAGAGCGCGGTCGAGGTGGCCGCCGCCATGGGCGTGGACGGGCAGGCCCTCGCCGCGCTCGGCGTGGACGCCGGCGACCTGGACGTCGACCCGGTCGCCGCGCCCGCACCGTCCGCCTCCGGCACGCCGAGCCCGCAGGCCGGCGAGAAGAAGGGCGAGCGGGCCCAGGAGTGGCGCAAACGACACCGCGCCCGGGTGCTGCTGCGCAAGAACACGCTGCACGGCGAGGTCGTGGTGCAGACCAAGGAGGACGGGACGAAGACCGTCGCGGTCCAGCGCGGCCAGGTCACCGCGGTCGACGACAAGTCGATGACCGTCAAGTCCACCGACGGTTTCACCATGACCTGGACGTTCGACGAGAAGCTGAAGGTGGTCGAGCGCCGGGCCACGATCCAGCCGAGCGACGTGAAGGTGGGCACCACGGTCGGGGTGGCGGGTACGAAGGACGGCGCCCAGGGGGTCGCCCGGCTCGTCGTGGTGCCGCTCCGGCAGCAGTAGACCACCCGGGCTGCCGTGACCTGCCGGATCCGCCAGGCTACGCTATGCCCCGACTTGCCATCGCGCCCGTGGAGAACCCGTGAAGCTCTCGATCCTCATGCCGGTCTACAACGAGGAAGAACGTGTCGCGGATGCGCTGAAGCAGGCGCTGGCGGTCGACTACCCGTGCGAGATCGAGCTGGTCGTCGTGGACGACGGCAGCCGGGACGGCACCGGCGAGGTGCTCGGCCGGGTGGACGACGCCCGCCTGCGGGTGATCACCCACCAGCGCAACGCCGGCAAGGGCGCGGCCATCAAGACCGCCGTCGACAACGCCGAGGGTGAGTACATGGTCATCCTCGACGCCGACCTCGAATACGACCCGCAGGACATTCCGCGCCTGCTGGAGCCGGTGCTCGACGGCCGGGCCACGGTGGTCTACGGCAACCGCACGTTCGGCAGCCACAGCTCCTACAGCTTCTGGTACGTGGTGGGCAACAAGGGCGTCACGCTGGCCGCCAACGTGCTCTACAACTCCTACATCGGCGACCTGGAGACCTGCTTCAAGCTGATGCCGCTGGCGCTCTACCGCTCGCTCCAGGTGCGCTCGCGCGGCTTCGGCATGGAGGCCGAGGTCACCGGCAAGCTGCTGCGCCAGCGCATCCGCCCCTACGAGGTGCCGATCAGCTACCGCGCCCGGGGCCGCGAGGAGGGCAAGAAGATCACCTGGAAGGACGGCGTCGAGGCGATCTGGATCCTCGCCCGCGAGCGCGCCCGCCGCCGCCCGGTCGGCGCCGCCCCGCGCTGACCCGCCCGACCCGAGGACCCCGCGCACCGGCATCAGCCGGGTCGCGGGGTC encodes:
- a CDS encoding peptidylprolyl isomerase, which produces MAEAVYATLHTNAGPIRLELFPNHAPKTVRNFVELAEGTREYTDPRTGQPGSGPYYDGTISHRVISGFMVQMGDPTGTGRGGPGYKFADEFHPELRFDRPYLLAMANAGPGTNGSQFFITVGPTPHLNNRHTIFGQVADEQSVKVVDSIANTPTGPSDRPLQDVVIERVEIERQQS
- a CDS encoding rhomboid family intramembrane serine protease; this encodes MTERSGPAGDATEGPVPTTPVCYRHPDRETYLRCARCDRPICPECMRDATVGHQCPECVAEGRRSVRPARTAFGGGAAGREGYVTKALIGLNVLMMVFSVISARSGNALAGGGLGGLMGGSTPLTDWGGVIGLAILPDGSLGGVADGQWYRLVTAMFLHFGVLHLLLNMWALWVLGRTLEAVLGPLRFLALYLIAGLGGNVAAYVFTAPNRSTAGASTAIFGLFAAIFVIMRRMGRDTSAIVPILVINLIFTFTVPSISVAGHLGGLVVGAVTALVLAYAPRSRRTAFQVAGGALVLVALIGLALVRTAALTG
- a CDS encoding PH domain-containing protein; this encodes MLGRMDPQPSPARQWRVPRSLPLVKALGALAVAALGLLLAAGDPIRPALAGAVAAALLAWALRDVVAPVRLAVDPEGLTVIRGYVGRRRLPWAAVEAIRLDRRSRRGVTAETLEIDAGESLHLFGRRDLDAPLDEVAAALTAARSAAR
- a CDS encoding thiolase family protein: MSDAVIVGAVRTPVGRRKGSLAGVHPVDLSAHVLRALAERTGIDPGQVDDVIWGCVSQVGEQSWNVARNAVLAAGWPESVPGTTLDRQCGSSQQALHFAAATVLSGQADLVVAGGVESMTRVPMGTSVAGGMPFSAAILERYRGVEGVAEDSPLPFNQGVGAELIAERWRFSRTQLDEFALASHEKAAAAQDAGAFDPELAPVALADGGKFAADEGIRRDTSLAKLGELATPFRADGVVTAGSASQISDGAAALAVTTAEWASRHGLRPLARVHTAVVAADDPVTMLTAPIPATAKALRRAGLGIEEIGVYEVNEAFAPVPLAWLAETEADPERLNPRGGAIALGHPLGGSGARIMTTMLQHMRDNGIRYGLQTMCEGGGMANATIVELL
- a CDS encoding response regulator transcription factor translates to MTADAAQRGLVLVVEDEPAIADLVRLYLTRDGFGVHLERDGTAGLAAARRLRPVACVLDIALPGLAGTEICRRLRAADDWTPVIFLTARDDEVDRVVGLELGADDYVTKPFSPRELVARVRAVLRRSAGTPVEQPRVLGAVTLDPVRRAVTAGGVPVQLTSTEFDLLAHLMARPGRVFTREELLAAVWGYAAHGGTRTVDVHVAQVRAKLGPAGVIRTHRGVGYAADA
- a CDS encoding sensor histidine kinase, which produces MPEQPTMTLPVIRPGPPPARRRPGLSLTVRAVLVTCAVALVSVLVTALVAVPLAVRGAERRDQAALAAQARLAAEVLRVRPVRQRDNAGDRLIRQLGQQQVTVYVIRGGQVDRAGLPAPLVARVAAGGNVSGRRLVDGERRLVEARSLSGGDGVVLTRAVTAGPWRQVLRGLWLPLLAGLAAGAAAGLLLARRLARPIRIAAAAAARLRAGDRAVRVPVEPPDEVADLAHALNGLAAALATSEGRQREFLLSVSHELRTPLTAIRGYAEALADGVLDADAVPATGRTVLAEAEHLDRLVSDLLALARLEAADFPLEPGPVDLTRLAADAERTWSDRCAAVGVPFRVETPGVPVPAYTDPGRIRQVVDGLLENALRVVPPGAPVVLAVRPAGAGPAAGGVVEVRDGGPGFTDDDLAVAFERGALHQRYRGVRKVGSGLGLALAAGLVRRLGGDIAAGHAPEGGAAFAVRLPGDPYLARTSA
- a CDS encoding glycosyltransferase family 2 protein, yielding MKLSILMPVYNEEERVADALKQALAVDYPCEIELVVVDDGSRDGTGEVLGRVDDARLRVITHQRNAGKGAAIKTAVDNAEGEYMVILDADLEYDPQDIPRLLEPVLDGRATVVYGNRTFGSHSSYSFWYVVGNKGVTLAANVLYNSYIGDLETCFKLMPLALYRSLQVRSRGFGMEAEVTGKLLRQRIRPYEVPISYRARGREEGKKITWKDGVEAIWILARERARRRPVGAAPR